The following are encoded in a window of Streptomyces sp. Go-475 genomic DNA:
- the truA gene encoding tRNA pseudouridine(38-40) synthase TruA — protein MSEEATPGHVRVRLDLSYDGSEFSGWAKQAGGRRTVQGEIEDALRTVTRSRETYELTVAGRTDAGVHARGQVAHVDLPREVWAEHHQKLLKRLAGRLPRDVRVWALREAPSGFNARFSAVWRRYAYRVTDNPGGVDPLLRNHVLWHDWPLDVDAMNEAARGLLGEHDFAAYCKKREGATTIRTLQELSLVRGDDGIVTATVRADAFCHNMVRSLIGALLFVGDGHRPTDWPRKVLDAGVRDSAVHVVRPHGLTLEEVGYPADELLAARSKEARNKRSLPSAGCC, from the coding sequence GTGAGTGAGGAAGCAACACCCGGCCACGTCCGGGTCCGTCTCGATCTGTCGTACGACGGGAGCGAGTTCTCCGGGTGGGCCAAGCAGGCCGGGGGGCGGCGGACCGTGCAGGGGGAGATCGAGGACGCCCTGCGGACCGTGACGCGCTCGCGGGAGACGTACGAGCTGACCGTGGCGGGGCGCACCGACGCCGGGGTGCACGCGCGGGGGCAGGTCGCGCACGTGGACCTGCCGCGTGAGGTGTGGGCCGAGCACCACCAGAAGCTTCTGAAGAGGCTCGCCGGGCGGCTGCCCCGGGACGTGCGGGTCTGGGCCCTCAGGGAGGCGCCCAGTGGCTTCAACGCCCGTTTCTCGGCGGTGTGGCGGCGGTACGCGTACCGGGTCACCGACAACCCCGGTGGCGTCGACCCGCTGCTGCGCAACCATGTGCTGTGGCACGACTGGCCCCTCGACGTGGACGCCATGAACGAGGCCGCCCGCGGGCTGCTGGGGGAGCACGACTTCGCCGCCTACTGCAAGAAGCGGGAGGGGGCCACCACCATCCGCACGCTGCAGGAACTGAGCCTGGTGCGCGGGGACGACGGGATCGTCACGGCCACCGTGCGGGCCGACGCCTTCTGCCACAACATGGTGCGCTCGCTCATCGGGGCGCTGCTGTTCGTGGGCGACGGGCACCGGCCCACCGACTGGCCCCGGAAGGTGCTCGACGCCGGCGTACGGGACTCCGCCGTGCACGTCGTACGGCCGCACGGCCTGACGCTGGAGGAGGTCGGCTACCCGGCCGACGAACTGCTCGCCGCGCGCAGCAAGGAGGCGCGGAACAAGCGGTCGCTGCCGTCGGCGGGGTGCTGCTGA
- the rplM gene encoding 50S ribosomal protein L13: MRTYSPKPGDVTRQWHVIDAQDVVLGRLASTAATLLRGKHKPIYAPHVDAGDFVIIINADKVHLSGNKRTQKMAYRHSGYPGGLRSVRYDELLDKNPEKAIEKAVKGMLPKNTLGRQMLSKLKVYKGDQHPHGAQQPQPYEITQVAQ; encoded by the coding sequence GTGCGTACGTACAGCCCCAAGCCCGGCGATGTGACGCGCCAGTGGCACGTCATTGACGCTCAGGACGTCGTCCTGGGCCGTCTCGCCTCCACCGCAGCGACCCTTCTCCGGGGCAAGCACAAGCCGATCTACGCGCCGCACGTCGACGCTGGTGACTTCGTCATCATCATCAACGCCGACAAGGTGCACCTGTCCGGCAACAAGCGGACCCAGAAGATGGCGTACCGCCACTCCGGCTACCCGGGTGGTCTGCGCTCCGTCCGTTACGACGAGCTGCTCGACAAGAACCCCGAGAAGGCCATCGAGAAGGCCGTCAAGGGCATGCTCCCCAAGAACACTCTGGGCCGTCAGATGCTCTCGAAGCTGAAGGTCTACAAGGGTGACCAGCACCCGCACGGCGCGCAGCAGCCGCAGCCGTACGAGATCACCCAGGTCGCGCAGTAA
- the rpsI gene encoding 30S ribosomal protein S9 — MAETTAEQPLEELDIDSYTTESEVPVEGEYTSESMASRFGEPQPAAGLGRRKNAIARVRIVPGTGKWKINGRTLEDYFPNKVHQQEVNEPFKVLELEGRYDVIARIAGGGVSGQAGALRLGVARALNEADVDNNRGPLKKAGFLRRDDRAVERKKAGLKKARKAPQYSKR; from the coding sequence GTGGCCGAGACCACTGCCGAGCAGCCGCTCGAAGAGCTTGACATCGACAGCTACACCACCGAGTCCGAGGTCCCCGTCGAGGGCGAGTACACCTCGGAGTCCATGGCGTCCCGCTTCGGCGAGCCCCAGCCGGCCGCCGGCCTGGGCCGTCGCAAGAACGCCATCGCCCGCGTCCGGATCGTCCCGGGCACCGGCAAGTGGAAGATCAACGGTCGCACCCTCGAGGACTACTTCCCGAACAAGGTGCACCAGCAGGAAGTCAACGAGCCCTTCAAGGTGCTGGAGCTCGAGGGCCGCTACGACGTCATCGCCCGCATCGCCGGTGGCGGTGTCTCCGGTCAGGCCGGTGCGCTCCGTCTCGGTGTCGCCCGCGCGCTGAACGAGGCCGACGTCGACAACAACCGCGGTCCGCTGAAGAAGGCCGGCTTCCTCCGCCGCGACGACCGTGCGGTCGAGCGCAAGAAGGCCGGTCTGAAGAAGGCCCGCAAGGCTCCGCAGTACAGCAAGCGCTAA